The following proteins are encoded in a genomic region of Paenibacillus sp. FSL R7-0273:
- a CDS encoding alpha/beta hydrolase, producing the protein MIQPAGAAVQNRSTAKKVLHIVLKIIAAFIILVLLFIAVVFTVNKASSYSEQKRTDHYGQLVPVDGKQMNVFIEGQGKETIVLLPGYGTAAPALDFKPLISELSPYYKVVVVEPFGYGLSDQTGKERTTANIVSEIHEALQSLHIDRYILMAHSISGLYSLDYVNQYSNEVSAYIGLDSSVPALREQRITSSDTKPVKWFRDLGFARVQLKLSPDAYEGLPYDEHTLDQINILMRKNMYNPTQLNEAVSMYANYDAAEQQSFPANLPVLFFLQENHPVTDQWVPEHEKQIEDSLQGEIILLDADHYLYRSHSAEISEKIRGFTDQNTNRAL; encoded by the coding sequence ATGATTCAACCAGCAGGAGCGGCAGTCCAGAATCGTTCCACAGCCAAGAAAGTGCTTCATATTGTGCTGAAAATAATCGCAGCGTTCATTATACTTGTCCTGCTTTTTATAGCTGTGGTGTTTACAGTAAATAAAGCAAGCTCTTATTCAGAACAAAAAAGAACAGATCATTACGGCCAGCTTGTGCCTGTAGACGGTAAACAAATGAATGTGTTCATTGAAGGTCAGGGAAAGGAAACCATCGTGCTTCTTCCCGGCTATGGAACCGCGGCACCCGCCCTGGATTTCAAGCCGCTTATATCAGAGCTAAGCCCCTACTATAAAGTGGTGGTGGTCGAGCCCTTTGGTTACGGGTTAAGCGACCAGACCGGGAAGGAACGCACTACCGCCAACATCGTTAGTGAGATTCATGAAGCGCTGCAAAGCCTTCATATTGACCGTTACATTCTGATGGCTCACTCTATCTCCGGACTCTATAGCCTGGATTATGTGAACCAGTATTCTAATGAAGTGAGTGCTTATATCGGGCTGGACAGCAGCGTCCCTGCATTAAGAGAACAGAGGATTACTTCATCCGACACGAAGCCGGTAAAATGGTTCCGCGACCTTGGCTTCGCCCGCGTCCAGCTGAAGCTAAGTCCCGACGCTTATGAGGGCTTGCCATATGATGAGCACACGCTGGATCAAATAAACATCCTGATGCGTAAAAACATGTACAATCCCACTCAATTAAATGAAGCGGTAAGCATGTATGCCAACTATGATGCAGCGGAACAGCAAAGCTTTCCCGCCAATTTACCGGTCCTGTTCTTTCTCCAGGAGAATCACCCGGTAACAGACCAGTGGGTTCCGGAGCATGAGAAGCAAATAGAGGACTCTCTGCAAGGAGAAATCATCTTACTGGATGCGGACCATTATTTGTACCGTTCCCATTCCGCTGAAATATCTGAGAAGATAAGAGGTTTCACAGATCAAAATACAAACAGAGCACTATAA
- a CDS encoding sensor histidine kinase, whose amino-acid sequence MVRSLYTRVVLIFLASVIGGTLISFLLAAWIFEDKLNENLQIPMIYFGQDIARMYGTFPADEASAYVSGMSQLKMYNLRFFDETGEYESFGEPNEYQPATVTKEQINLILNGDVVQVNRGVVSTTLVGLPFTSNGETKAMFIDQRTPTSNTLAIQFLLNFSIYTLVTGSLVILVATKFLVNPIKKLTDATRHIAGGNFNIRLNIKQKGELGALAQSFEEMTRDLQQVEQLRRDFVSNVSHEVQSPLTSITGYAKALKQMNLPDRERDRYLDIIISEAERMSKMSDGLLKLSLLESQSQQLQFSTFSLDEQIRRVIVALQPQWSARSISFELQLKPIQMEADYDLLNQVWTNILGNSIKFSNEGGAVTVSIRQDSRSVIVRITDTGIGISPEDQRRIFERFFKADRSHSRQNGGSGMGLAIVKQIVMLHSGDIRAESESGKGTSIIITLPLKPPTGQANIT is encoded by the coding sequence ATGGTCAGATCTTTATATACACGAGTCGTACTAATCTTTCTGGCTTCTGTAATCGGGGGCACCCTTATATCCTTTTTACTGGCAGCCTGGATCTTTGAAGATAAGCTGAATGAAAACCTGCAGATTCCTATGATCTATTTCGGCCAGGATATTGCCCGTATGTACGGGACATTCCCGGCAGATGAAGCAAGTGCTTATGTGAGCGGAATGAGTCAGCTTAAAATGTATAACCTCAGGTTTTTTGACGAGACCGGCGAGTATGAGTCATTTGGAGAGCCTAACGAATATCAGCCGGCAACAGTTACCAAAGAGCAGATCAACCTCATCTTGAACGGAGATGTGGTTCAGGTGAACCGAGGTGTGGTGAGCACTACTCTTGTCGGGCTGCCTTTTACAAGCAACGGGGAGACCAAAGCCATGTTCATCGACCAAAGAACGCCTACCTCTAACACGCTGGCGATACAATTTCTGCTGAACTTTTCCATTTATACACTGGTGACAGGCAGTCTGGTTATACTCGTTGCCACCAAGTTCCTCGTTAATCCGATTAAAAAGCTGACGGATGCTACCAGGCATATCGCCGGCGGGAATTTCAACATCAGGCTGAATATTAAGCAAAAAGGGGAGCTGGGGGCGCTGGCCCAGAGCTTTGAAGAAATGACCCGGGATTTGCAGCAGGTGGAGCAGCTGCGCCGGGATTTTGTTTCAAATGTATCTCATGAAGTCCAGTCACCGCTAACCTCGATCACCGGATATGCCAAAGCGCTGAAGCAGATGAACCTCCCGGACCGGGAGCGGGACCGTTATCTGGATATTATTATCTCTGAAGCGGAACGGATGTCCAAAATGAGCGACGGCCTCCTGAAGCTGAGCCTGCTTGAATCACAGTCACAGCAGCTGCAGTTCAGCACCTTCAGTCTGGATGAGCAGATCAGGCGGGTTATTGTGGCGCTTCAGCCGCAATGGTCAGCGCGCAGCATCAGCTTTGAGCTTCAGTTAAAGCCCATTCAAATGGAAGCAGATTATGATCTTTTAAACCAGGTATGGACGAATATTCTCGGCAACAGCATTAAATTCTCCAATGAGGGAGGTGCGGTTACCGTCAGTATCAGGCAGGATAGCAGGAGTGTCATCGTCCGGATAACCGATACGGGAATCGGCATATCTCCGGAGGACCAGCGGCGCATTTTCGAAAGGTTCTTTAAGGCAGACCGCTCTCACAGCCGACAGAATGGCGGCAGCGGCATGGGCTTAGCGATCGTGAAGCAGATTGTTATGCTGCATTCCGGTGACATCCGGGCCGAAAGCGAAAGCGGCAAGGGCACAAGCATCATTATTACTTTGCCGCTAAAGCCGCCAACCGGGCAGGCTAATATAACCTAA
- a CDS encoding alpha/beta fold hydrolase, which produces MNVEENVNIRNGTGIRKKRRLWLKIIGGILRALVLFVGIVFIVHVISKGVEKNKIETYGQYVTVDDKQMNVFIQGSGPQTIVLLPGQGTPSPVLDFKLLIDELSPDYRVVAIEPFGYGLSDTTDKARTTENIVSEIHEAVQQLDIGRYILMGHSITGLYGVSYVNSYPDEVLAFVGIDSSVPNQPGMDVKLPLKSMQLLQQSGLMRLLQKVSGDAYASLDYDEHTKEQMRLITNQVGGNATLMDELKHLGSNFKNGEQLTYPNELPVLLFVQSNNEQNEQWVPLHEAQVKQSAQGLMIPMEGSHYLHHTKYKEIAEAFKDYMKHIQ; this is translated from the coding sequence ATGAACGTGGAAGAAAATGTGAACATCAGGAACGGAACCGGAATCCGCAAAAAACGGAGACTGTGGTTAAAGATAATAGGAGGAATACTCCGGGCACTTGTGTTGTTCGTGGGCATTGTATTTATCGTGCATGTGATCAGTAAAGGGGTCGAGAAAAATAAAATCGAAACTTACGGTCAATATGTCACCGTGGATGACAAGCAGATGAATGTGTTCATTCAAGGCAGCGGTCCACAGACAATCGTCCTTCTGCCAGGACAGGGGACCCCGTCGCCAGTGCTTGATTTTAAACTGCTGATCGACGAATTGTCCCCGGATTACCGGGTCGTCGCCATTGAACCCTTCGGATACGGACTCAGCGACACAACAGATAAGGCAAGGACAACCGAGAATATCGTAAGCGAAATTCACGAAGCTGTTCAGCAGCTGGATATCGGCCGTTACATTCTTATGGGACATTCGATCACTGGACTGTACGGTGTGTCCTATGTGAACAGCTATCCTGATGAGGTTCTCGCTTTTGTCGGCATTGACAGCAGTGTTCCGAATCAACCCGGTATGGATGTCAAGCTCCCTCTGAAATCAATGCAGCTTCTGCAGCAGTCAGGTCTGATGAGGTTACTCCAAAAAGTGAGCGGAGATGCTTATGCGTCACTTGACTACGATGAGCATACTAAAGAGCAGATGCGTCTCATTACAAATCAAGTCGGGGGTAATGCAACATTGATGGACGAGCTTAAGCATCTCGGCTCCAATTTTAAGAATGGAGAACAGCTCACTTATCCTAATGAACTGCCGGTGCTCCTCTTTGTCCAGTCGAACAACGAGCAGAACGAGCAATGGGTTCCGCTGCATGAGGCCCAAGTCAAACAGTCTGCGCAAGGCCTGATGATCCCGATGGAAGGCTCTCATTACCTGCATCATACGAAATACAAGGAAATCGCTGAGGCCTTCAAAGATTATATGAAGCATATCCAATAA
- a CDS encoding response regulator transcription factor, translating into MIRIMIADDEEVIRRGLEKITSRMDLEVEVIGSHGNGMEAWNQLSTITAEDIDLLITDIKMPRMDGFMLIEKARGWMKDLPIAVLSGFSDFDYARRAIRYGVLDYLLKPIEKAQLYDLLKRVEENKQSSSSEPQQLAVQTSEGGEHYVVEQAKGILEKEYGHIFELERLAETVGMNASYLSRLFKYKTGQTITDYLIGIRIAKAKELLINQPDLKNYEIAEKVGYSDPVYFNKLFKKICGVTPKDYKSGCRMPKV; encoded by the coding sequence GTGATCAGAATCATGATTGCGGATGATGAGGAGGTTATCCGCCGCGGGCTTGAGAAAATCACTTCCAGAATGGATCTGGAAGTGGAGGTTATCGGCTCGCACGGCAATGGAATGGAAGCATGGAACCAGCTTTCGACTATAACAGCGGAGGATATTGATCTGCTGATTACGGATATCAAGATGCCCCGGATGGACGGCTTCATGCTGATAGAAAAGGCCAGAGGCTGGATGAAGGATTTGCCGATCGCGGTACTGAGCGGTTTTAGTGATTTCGACTATGCCCGGCGGGCGATACGTTATGGCGTACTGGATTACCTGCTTAAGCCGATAGAAAAAGCACAGCTGTATGATCTGCTGAAGCGGGTGGAGGAGAATAAACAAAGCAGCTCTTCTGAACCTCAGCAGCTGGCCGTCCAGACTTCGGAAGGCGGGGAACATTACGTTGTCGAGCAGGCCAAAGGTATTCTTGAGAAGGAATACGGACACATTTTCGAGCTAGAGCGTCTCGCAGAGACAGTAGGGATGAATGCCAGTTATCTTAGCCGCCTGTTTAAATATAAGACGGGCCAGACGATTACTGATTATCTTATCGGCATACGGATTGCCAAAGCCAAAGAACTGCTGATCAACCAGCCTGATCTCAAAAATTACGAGATTGCCGAAAAGGTCGGGTACAGCGATCCTGTATATTTCAACAAGCTGTTTAAGAAAATATGCGGTGTGACACCCAAGGATTATAAAAGCGGTTGTAGAATGCCAAAAGTCTAG
- a CDS encoding sensor histidine kinase — translation MKEQGKFNGWPFIGDMSMERKLLLVFLVIVTLPLSIIGIISYKSYSESIEANTVAYSEKLIDQMMDGIDDYIEDMKRISSMPAYVNEIKQNLIASNRYHEQKSRGEGDTGSRTVAPGDFDLLLSIQRGIEGNISFINNIKRGTNSVYIFDAYGNGYYSAKDGGVRLDLDQSYKFWSRQARDSSGEALLFGTQAYTTNLQSTRYAYTVVRKIVDGLWNPIGLIAVEANISNMESQVAELDKVTRGKSMIVDQDGKVVYDSDQKLLTMDISQTMLFRNAQGAAGSFYDTVSGKQRLNIYSSSAKTNWKVIISIPVDELTRDVKLTRNATLLATLIIIVVALIISIVLSFALTKPLKQMIQLMKRVQNGDLDVNFLVKRRDEIGLLGHQFNRMLARIRELIQDIYRIEEQKKEAELHALQSQINPHFIYNTLESIRMTAEINDDVEAADMISILGKLLRYSTGEVTGRTTMKQELLYVRNYVELLNCRYPGRFVLQIDVPEELNEYNIIKLVFQPIIENAAYHGLDDSKEHMHISIRCEFTADKLLFHIRDDGCGMDHQTLDKLKADLKRETPHKKSINGGIGMKNVHQRVQLNYGAAYGIELFSELGEGTDVILSLPLPSYRKESISETEGGDLD, via the coding sequence ATGAAGGAACAAGGCAAATTCAACGGGTGGCCCTTTATTGGAGACATGAGCATGGAACGCAAGCTGCTGCTGGTCTTCCTGGTTATCGTTACACTGCCGCTTTCCATTATCGGTATTATCAGTTATAAGAGCTATTCAGAGTCGATTGAGGCCAATACAGTTGCTTATTCAGAGAAGCTGATTGATCAAATGATGGACGGGATCGACGACTACATAGAAGATATGAAACGGATTTCTTCCATGCCGGCTTATGTGAACGAGATCAAACAAAATCTGATTGCCTCCAACCGCTACCATGAACAAAAGAGCCGGGGCGAAGGGGACACGGGAAGCAGAACCGTTGCACCGGGAGACTTTGACCTGCTGTTGTCCATCCAGCGGGGGATTGAAGGCAATATCTCTTTTATCAACAATATTAAACGGGGTACGAACTCTGTCTATATTTTTGACGCTTATGGAAACGGTTATTATTCTGCAAAGGACGGCGGTGTCCGGCTGGACCTTGATCAGAGCTACAAATTCTGGAGCCGGCAGGCGAGGGATTCCAGTGGTGAAGCCCTGCTCTTTGGCACCCAGGCCTATACTACTAACCTTCAGAGTACACGTTATGCCTATACTGTAGTCCGAAAAATCGTTGACGGTCTATGGAATCCCATCGGACTGATTGCGGTAGAGGCTAATATAAGTAATATGGAGAGCCAGGTAGCTGAATTGGACAAGGTAACCCGGGGGAAATCCATGATCGTGGATCAGGATGGCAAGGTGGTTTATGACAGTGACCAGAAACTGCTGACTATGGATATTTCGCAAACGATGCTGTTCCGGAATGCTCAGGGAGCGGCAGGGAGCTTTTATGATACAGTATCAGGCAAGCAGCGGCTTAATATCTATTCCAGTTCAGCCAAGACCAACTGGAAGGTGATTATCTCCATTCCGGTCGATGAATTAACCCGTGATGTCAAGCTGACCCGCAACGCAACCTTGCTGGCCACCTTGATTATTATTGTCGTGGCGTTAATCATTTCTATTGTGCTGTCATTCGCACTGACCAAACCGCTGAAGCAAATGATTCAGCTGATGAAAAGGGTGCAGAACGGGGATCTGGATGTAAACTTTCTTGTGAAGCGGCGGGACGAAATCGGACTGCTGGGTCATCAGTTTAACCGGATGCTTGCCCGCATCAGAGAGCTGATTCAGGATATTTACCGTATTGAGGAGCAAAAGAAAGAAGCGGAGCTTCATGCCCTGCAGAGCCAGATCAATCCGCATTTCATCTATAATACACTGGAATCCATACGGATGACCGCAGAAATTAATGATGATGTGGAAGCCGCCGATATGATTTCGATTCTGGGCAAGCTGCTGCGTTACAGCACAGGTGAAGTAACCGGCCGAACAACAATGAAGCAGGAGCTTCTGTATGTCCGCAACTATGTTGAGCTGTTAAACTGCCGTTATCCCGGAAGATTTGTGCTGCAGATTGATGTTCCGGAAGAATTAAATGAGTACAACATTATCAAGCTGGTGTTCCAGCCAATCATAGAAAATGCAGCCTATCATGGACTTGATGACAGCAAAGAGCACATGCATATCAGCATCAGATGTGAATTCACAGCAGATAAACTGCTGTTCCATATCCGCGATGACGGCTGTGGGATGGATCATCAGACCCTGGATAAACTGAAAGCTGATTTAAAGCGGGAGACCCCTCACAAGAAGAGCATTAACGGCGGAATCGGCATGAAAAATGTTCATCAGCGGGTGCAGCTTAACTATGGAGCAGCTTATGGTATTGAGCTGTTTAGTGAGCTGGGGGAGGGAACAGACGTAATCCTCTCACTGCCGCTTCCCTCATACCGCAAAGAAAGCATATCAGAAACAGAAGGGGGCGATCTGGATTGA
- a CDS encoding ABC transporter substrate-binding protein — protein MKKAKEHWPLHTVLLLLILFTAGCYKTGSKQALSATPATDNEQASLSGNILMLTNRIDLIENGTMQGYADQFRKKYPEAAVEFEGLSNYATDIMVRLSTKDAGDVLLLPVNLPAKELSYFFEPLSEEMSADERFKSFTAFDGKRYGLSTGTTTSGIIYNKKAFQQAGIAEIPQTLDDFYAVCAKLKQAGIIPLYMNYGAVWPLREWGNNMVNYMTGNAEYLNNMVHNNNPWQTDNEWGRSLGIARTLVARGYVEDELFSNNWEVSKTRLAKGEAGMYLSGNWTIRQVLDAGAASVDIGFFPLPYDNGLTHYAPLNPDWFIGVSKFSKNKELSMAWVNFLVKETAYTAESFLPVDGSSEPSMEQYTEFNSYHPELVEAVVQTDAFIDMANRSKLSFATGDYIQELIAAPDLQKSFDELNQRWKDAREGQPASFQP, from the coding sequence TTGAAGAAGGCTAAAGAGCATTGGCCGCTGCATACAGTGCTGCTTCTCCTTATCCTATTCACTGCAGGGTGTTACAAAACAGGCAGCAAACAGGCACTCTCAGCCACACCGGCCACAGATAATGAACAGGCGAGTCTGTCCGGGAACATTCTTATGCTTACAAACCGGATTGACCTGATAGAGAATGGCACAATGCAGGGCTACGCCGATCAGTTTAGAAAGAAATATCCCGAGGCTGCTGTGGAGTTCGAAGGATTATCCAACTATGCTACAGATATAATGGTCCGGCTGTCTACCAAGGATGCCGGGGATGTGCTGCTGCTGCCGGTTAATCTGCCTGCGAAGGAGCTGAGCTATTTTTTTGAACCGCTGAGTGAGGAGATGTCCGCCGATGAGAGGTTTAAAAGCTTTACGGCGTTTGACGGTAAGCGCTATGGTCTGTCCACCGGGACAACTACAAGCGGGATCATCTATAATAAGAAGGCTTTTCAGCAGGCGGGTATCGCAGAAATTCCGCAAACTCTGGATGATTTCTATGCAGTCTGCGCTAAACTCAAGCAAGCCGGCATCATACCGCTGTACATGAATTATGGCGCGGTCTGGCCGCTCCGGGAATGGGGCAACAATATGGTTAATTATATGACCGGTAATGCTGAATATCTAAATAACATGGTTCATAACAACAATCCTTGGCAGACAGATAACGAATGGGGGCGCTCGCTCGGTATCGCCCGTACGCTGGTTGCCCGGGGATATGTGGAGGATGAGCTGTTCTCGAACAACTGGGAGGTATCCAAGACAAGGCTGGCTAAGGGGGAAGCCGGGATGTACCTGAGCGGGAACTGGACGATTCGCCAGGTTCTTGATGCCGGGGCTGCTTCAGTGGATATCGGCTTTTTCCCGTTACCTTATGATAACGGCCTGACACACTATGCCCCGCTAAATCCCGACTGGTTTATTGGCGTCAGCAAGTTCAGTAAAAACAAGGAGCTGTCGATGGCATGGGTGAACTTTCTGGTCAAGGAAACCGCTTATACCGCAGAGAGCTTTCTTCCGGTTGATGGTTCGTCTGAGCCTTCAATGGAACAGTATACGGAATTTAATTCCTATCATCCTGAACTGGTGGAAGCAGTGGTACAGACAGATGCATTTATTGATATGGCTAACCGCTCAAAGCTTTCTTTTGCTACTGGCGACTACATTCAGGAGCTGATCGCTGCACCGGATCTGCAGAAATCCTTTGATGAGCTGAATCAAAGATGGAAGGATGCCCGTGAAGGGCAGCCCGCTTCCTTTCAACCTTAA
- a CDS encoding glycoside hydrolase family 130 protein, with the protein MTTVFEERKALLTGRYETLIARKNEKMSFGNGIYDRYQYPLLTAEHAPLIWRYDFNPVTNPYFAERIGVNGVFNPGAIELDGKFYIVARVEGNDRKSFFAVAESSSGVDGFRFWDHPVVLPETEIPDTNVYDMRLVKHADGWIYGLFCTERKDPEAAPGDLSSAVAQCGITRTKDLKTWERLPDLKTGSAQQRNVVLHPEFVEGKYAFYTRPQDGFIDAGSGGGIGWGLSDSIENAVITSETIMDQRYYHTIKEVKNGQGPAPIKTARGWLHIAHGVRNTAAGLRYVLYAFLSDLEQPNKVTHAPGGHFIAPDGEERVGDVSNVVFCNGVIARDNGEIYIYYASSDTRIHVATTTVDQMLDYVLNTPEDPLRSYASVQQRIELIDRNLQQ; encoded by the coding sequence ATGACAACAGTATTTGAAGAGCGCAAAGCCCTGTTAACAGGACGTTACGAGACGCTGATTGCCCGCAAAAATGAAAAGATGTCTTTCGGCAACGGGATCTATGACCGTTATCAATATCCGCTGCTGACCGCAGAACATGCCCCCTTAATCTGGCGTTATGATTTTAATCCTGTGACCAATCCGTATTTTGCTGAGAGAATCGGCGTGAACGGCGTGTTCAATCCGGGTGCGATTGAACTGGACGGCAAATTCTACATAGTAGCCCGTGTAGAAGGCAACGACCGCAAGTCCTTCTTTGCTGTGGCTGAGAGCAGCAGCGGGGTAGACGGCTTCCGCTTCTGGGATCACCCCGTCGTCCTGCCAGAGACCGAAATTCCCGATACCAATGTCTATGATATGCGTCTGGTCAAACACGCCGACGGATGGATTTACGGGCTGTTCTGTACTGAACGCAAAGATCCGGAAGCTGCACCCGGCGACCTGTCCAGTGCTGTAGCCCAGTGCGGCATCACCCGCACCAAGGATCTCAAGACCTGGGAACGGCTGCCGGATCTCAAGACCGGCTCTGCCCAGCAGCGCAATGTTGTCCTGCACCCTGAATTCGTAGAGGGTAAATATGCCTTCTACACCCGCCCTCAGGACGGCTTCATCGACGCAGGCTCCGGCGGCGGTATCGGCTGGGGCCTGTCTGACTCCATCGAGAATGCTGTTATCACCAGCGAAACTATCATGGATCAGCGCTATTACCATACCATCAAGGAAGTAAAGAACGGACAAGGTCCGGCTCCGATCAAGACGGCCCGAGGCTGGCTCCATATTGCTCATGGCGTACGCAACACAGCTGCCGGTCTGCGTTACGTGCTCTACGCCTTCCTGTCCGATCTGGAGCAGCCAAACAAGGTTACCCATGCTCCCGGCGGCCATTTCATCGCCCCTGACGGCGAAGAACGTGTCGGGGATGTTTCGAATGTCGTGTTCTGTAACGGTGTTATTGCCCGTGACAACGGAGAGATTTATATCTATTACGCTTCATCGGATACCCGCATACATGTCGCTACCACCACAGTTGACCAGATGCTGGATTATGTGCTGAATACCCCGGAAGATCCGCTCCGCTCTTATGCCAGCGTTCAGCAGCGCATTGAGCTGATAGACCGTAATCTGCAGCAGTAA